In Miscanthus floridulus cultivar M001 chromosome 8, ASM1932011v1, whole genome shotgun sequence, the sequence TCAAGTATTTGCAGGTTTGTGAGCTTGCAGATTGGCTGTGGGATCTGTCCAGATAACTTGTTGAAGCTCAAATTGAGTACAAGGAGTGCTTTCAATTGACCAATCTGTTCGGGGATGACACCAGTGAAATAATTGTTTCCTAGATTCAGTACTTTAGGAAAAGCACTGGTCATGCGGTATTGAAGTGATTGGGTCTCATAAACTGGGAGCTCAAACGTCTTTGGTGCAACCTTGTCTGTTTGCAGCATAGGTATCTCCGTTAAAGCTGTTGAAATTTCCCCTGTAAGACTGTTGTTTGATATGTCTATATAGAAGAGGGAGTTTAGGTTACTCATCCAGTCAGGTATTATCCCTGTAAGCTTATTGTTATATAAGATTAACATCTCCAAATTTGTGAGTTTTGATAACCAAGGAGGTATTTTGCCTGACAATGAACAACCTTCTATGGAAAGAACCTGAAGATTCTCAAGACCACTAATTCTGTCATCCTCTGGCATGGTCTCATGCATGAAGTTGTACCCAATTAGCAAAGTGGTCAGGTTCCTGCAATTCCTAAGGATTTGAAATGCACTGCTGATATTTGTAAGGGAGATGCTAACAAGTGATAGGAATGAGAGAAACTTCAACTCGCCAATTCTTTCTGACAATTGGCCGGGGAACTTGTTCCAAGATAGCCGCAATGCTATTAGATTACTGCATGAGTATATGCTTTCTGGAATTGTTCCAGTGAACTTGTTCCATGCAAGATCTAAATTTTTTAAATTGGTCAGTGTGGAGAAATTGACCCTGGTGATCTCTCCACTGAACGTGTTATTCTTGAGGTCTATGGTTACAAGTTTTGTGCAGTTGCTTAAAGTTGAAGGGAGCTTCCCAGACATGCTGTTGTGGTCCAAATGAATCCCCTCCAACCTCTTAAGTTCACCAATAGAATCTGGTATATTTCCACTGAATTCATTCCCTCCAAGATCAATGGTTATCAGATTTGTGAGCCTGGTGATGCCTCTGAGTGATCCTTCCAACTGATTATTAGGAAGAGATAGGTGCTCCAACGATGTAATACTGAAGAGCTCATTTGGAAGAGTCCCTCTGAGGTTGTTGTGCCCAGCACTGAGAGATGTCATCACAGAGCAATTACCAAGCCATGGAGGGATATTTCCACTGAATTGGTTGTAGCTGAGTTCAAGCACTGCAAAGGACGGAGCATTGACACATAATGTTGCTGGTATTTTCCCAATTAAACTATTGTTGCTGGCGTTGAGTGCAACCAGACTATTCATCGACTCCCAagtggtggatggaaacagcccTGTAAATAAGTTGCTTGAGATGTTCAGTACCTGGATAGGCCGGACAGGGGATGACGATGGCAGTTCCTGGAGGCTTCCGCTGAGTTGATTGAAGCTgacatcaaggatgatgatgctcCTGGAGAACACCAATTCCACTGGTAGGCTACCGGACAGCCAATTGTACGATAAGTTGAGGCGCAACAAGCTACTGAGATTACCAAGGAAAGGTGAGATGGATCCCTGAAGGCTCCTAGAAGCCAAGAAGACATCAGTGACCGTCCTGTCTGGACTGCAGGTGATCCCTTCCCATGTGCAGCAGTCTGTGCCATTCTTCCATGACAGAGTGAGGTTGTTGTCCAGTGAAAGCCCACCAAGGAACTGTAGGAGGGAGTTGCTCTCTTGCTCACTGCAAGAACTTGTCTGAGAGGCCAAAAAGAGGAGCAGAACA encodes:
- the LOC136475701 gene encoding tyrosine-sulfated glycopeptide receptor 1-like — translated: MKRHVVNRENTVTVAANPRPRFSFRDCLVLKDNSLSSCSILIKLLWPYSLSGHSLCPCPCFSSAPHLTMKCCNTFPTSFLGFALVLLLFLASQTSSCSEQESNSLLQFLGGLSLDNNLTLSWKNGTDCCTWEGITCSPDRTVTDVFLASRSLQGSISPFLGNLSSLLRLNLSYNWLSGSLPVELVFSRSIIILDVSFNQLSGSLQELPSSSPVRPIQVLNISSNLFTGLFPSTTWESMNSLVALNASNNSLIGKIPATLCVNAPSFAVLELSYNQFSGNIPPWLGNCSVMTSLSAGHNNLRGTLPNELFSITSLEHLSLPNNQLEGSLRGITRLTNLITIDLGGNEFSGNIPDSIGELKRLEGIHLDHNSMSGKLPSTLSNCTKLVTIDLKNNTFSGEITRVNFSTLTNLKNLDLAWNKFTGTIPESIYSCSNLIALRLSWNKFPGQLSERIGELKFLSFLSLVSISLTNISSAFQILRNCRNLTTLLIGYNFMHETMPEDDRISGLENLQVLSIEGCSLSGKIPPWLSKLTNLEMLILYNNKLTGIIPDWMSNLNSLFYIDISNNSLTGEISTALTEIPMLQTDKVAPKTFELPVYETQSLQYRMTSAFPKVLNLGNNYFTGVIPEQIGQLKALLVLNLSFNKLSGQIPQPICKLTNLQILDLSSNNLKGTLPDALNDLHFLTQFNISNNDLDGSVPTVGQLSTFPNSSFDGNPKLCGPMLVHHCSSAKTPLIYKKRHNKKAMFVLAFAVTFAAIVVLFLLVCFLFFLRRSFITRNKSNNKDAMEGMASNFNSQQSLVMVPQGKGEEDKLTFTDLVKATNNFDKENIIGCGSYGLVYKAQLPNGSKAAIKKLSDEIVLMDREFSAEVSTLSMAQHDNVVPLWGYCIQGNSRFLIYSYMENGSLDDWLHNRDDDASSFLDWPRRLKIAQGASQGLSYIHNVCKPHIVHRDIKSSNILLDKEFKAYVADFGLSRLILPNKTHVTTELVGTLGYIPPEYVQGWVATLRGDMYSFGVVLLELLTGQRPIPISFASKELVQWVWDMRSEGKQIEVLDPSLRGTGYEEQMLMVLEATCQCVNRNPSMRPTIEEVVSCLDSIVANLNMQDISVNTE